The following proteins come from a genomic window of Sphaerisporangium rubeum:
- a CDS encoding MFS transporter, whose product MTVLRTWLDDRRTTGPRPDRWAILALLCSSLLLIAVDATVLHIAVPALTADLEPTAVELLWIIDVYSLVVAPLLIVFGTLGDRYGRRRLVLLGYVVFGAASLSAAYAATPAGLIASRALLGVGGAMIMPATLSIIRQVFTDREERAVALGVWSAVAAGGAAVGPMIGGALVEHFHWGTVFLINVPLLVVALPLAARLLPETPRRAGYRWDAPSAVLATLGVLGLAAGLKEAGHGAVVGTGGAVAILLTGVALLAWFTVRQRRLAHPLLDVGLFARRGFSVGVVCVLLAVFALVGLELMLAQYLQLVLGDGPLRAAVRMLPLMAAAIAGGLSAAFLLKRLGLRATMAGGLGLAGLSLTPTLAWGTEAHPWLLTLCFAGIGFGVQAALLAASDTIMACAPESRAGGAAAIEETAYELGAGLGVAVLGTVTTAVYAPAVASVPGVPPAVLGQARESLAAAAHAAAGLPGPAGAELLGTARQAFVTALHSTVLVSVVLLAVTTAAVLVLTPRGRGHDEADTGQLSGQRGSTPGEWAP is encoded by the coding sequence ATGACCGTTTTGCGGACTTGGCTGGACGACCGGCGGACCACGGGACCCCGGCCGGATCGGTGGGCCATCCTCGCTCTGCTGTGCTCCAGTCTGCTGCTGATCGCCGTGGACGCCACCGTCCTGCACATCGCGGTGCCCGCGCTCACCGCGGACCTGGAGCCGACGGCCGTCGAGTTGCTGTGGATCATCGACGTGTACTCGTTGGTGGTCGCGCCGCTGCTCATCGTGTTCGGCACGCTCGGCGACCGGTACGGCAGGCGGCGGCTCGTCCTGCTCGGCTATGTGGTGTTCGGGGCCGCCTCCCTGTCGGCCGCGTACGCCGCCACCCCGGCGGGCCTGATCGCGTCCCGTGCGCTGCTCGGAGTCGGCGGCGCGATGATCATGCCGGCCACCTTGTCGATCATCCGGCAGGTGTTCACCGACCGCGAGGAGCGCGCCGTCGCGCTCGGCGTGTGGAGCGCCGTCGCGGCCGGAGGCGCGGCGGTGGGGCCGATGATCGGCGGCGCGCTCGTGGAGCACTTCCACTGGGGCACGGTGTTCCTCATCAACGTGCCGCTGCTCGTCGTGGCGCTGCCGCTCGCGGCCCGGCTGCTTCCCGAGACCCCGCGGCGCGCCGGGTACCGCTGGGACGCGCCGAGCGCGGTGCTCGCCACCCTCGGCGTGCTCGGCCTCGCGGCCGGGCTGAAGGAGGCCGGTCACGGCGCCGTCGTGGGGACAGGCGGCGCGGTGGCGATCCTGCTCACCGGGGTGGCGCTGCTCGCGTGGTTCACCGTCAGGCAGCGCCGGCTCGCGCATCCGCTGCTGGACGTCGGGCTGTTCGCGCGGCGCGGGTTCTCCGTCGGAGTGGTGTGCGTGCTGCTCGCCGTGTTCGCGCTGGTCGGGCTGGAGCTGATGCTCGCGCAGTACCTCCAGCTCGTCCTCGGCGACGGACCGCTGCGCGCCGCCGTGCGCATGCTGCCGCTGATGGCCGCGGCGATCGCCGGCGGGCTCAGCGCGGCGTTCCTGCTGAAGCGGCTCGGGTTGCGCGCCACCATGGCGGGTGGGCTCGGGCTCGCGGGCCTGTCGCTCACCCCGACGCTCGCCTGGGGAACCGAAGCCCATCCCTGGCTGCTCACGCTGTGCTTCGCCGGCATCGGCTTCGGCGTGCAGGCCGCGCTGCTCGCCGCGTCCGACACGATCATGGCGTGCGCGCCGGAATCCCGGGCCGGCGGCGCCGCGGCCATCGAGGAGACCGCCTACGAACTCGGCGCGGGCCTCGGCGTCGCCGTCCTCGGCACCGTCACCACCGCCGTGTACGCACCCGCCGTCGCCTCCGTCCCCGGCGTCCCCCCCGCCGTGCTCGGCCAGGCACGCGAGTCGCTCGCCGCCGCCGCGCACGCCGCCGCCGGCCTCCCCGGCCCCGCCGGGGCCGAACTGCTCGGGACCGCGCGGCAGGCGTTCGTGACGGCACTGCACTCCACGGTCCTGGTGAGCGTCGTCCTGCTCGCCGTCACCACCGCGGCCGTCCTGGTACTGACCCCGCGCGGCAGGGGGCATGACGAGGCGGATACAGGGCAATTGTCTGGGCAACGCGGATCTACCCCAGGAGAATGGGCACCGTGA